One window of Treponema denticola genomic DNA carries:
- the grdC gene encoding glycine/sarcosine/betaine reductase complex component C subunit beta, which translates to MAKVAIKGASYILVHAPDLLFHNGSTQTGTRLANPEDEYLKAIPSHLRSFEEAVNYPPNQVYIGNMAPEDLEKIPEPWYKDAKKAEKKGKFGEIMTQAEFYILMKHADVFELVYFSKEFTAQAAKLIENHPIMKTQDIKLGEGHDMAEIQKMVDAHTAEGLYEQGKLIGCVKQAHDTDENLSAHTMLENLATKASGILSAWHMGKLEGIDMKDVEYIIECSEEAAGDINQRGGGNIAKAVGEKSGCVNATGSDVRGFCAAPVHAIIHGAALVAAGIFKNVMVVSGGSVPKLGMNGKDHVKKDLPLFEDMIGGFAVMLSADDGVNPVINTEVVGKHVISSGSAPQAVMSVLVYDPLNAAGLKMTDIEKYSAELQNHEITAPAGAGNVPEANVKMIAALSVMKGQLEKTQIAEFVKKHGVVGFAPTQGHIPSGVPFIGHARRDMMAGKLKNTMIIGKGSLFLGRLTNLFDGLSFLIEANDGKGSASAGQDTAGIKKIVAEAMRNVAENILKSQN; encoded by the coding sequence ATGGCAAAAGTCGCTATAAAAGGAGCAAGCTACATCTTAGTTCATGCTCCCGATCTTCTTTTTCACAACGGTTCAACTCAAACAGGCACAAGGCTTGCAAACCCTGAGGATGAATATTTAAAGGCAATACCCTCTCACTTGCGCAGCTTTGAAGAGGCAGTAAACTATCCGCCTAACCAAGTTTATATCGGAAACATGGCTCCCGAAGACTTGGAAAAAATCCCCGAACCTTGGTACAAGGATGCAAAAAAGGCCGAAAAAAAGGGTAAATTCGGAGAAATTATGACTCAGGCCGAGTTCTATATTTTGATGAAACATGCCGACGTTTTTGAGCTCGTTTACTTCTCAAAAGAATTCACAGCTCAAGCTGCAAAACTCATCGAAAATCACCCGATTATGAAAACCCAAGACATTAAGCTCGGTGAAGGTCATGACATGGCAGAAATCCAAAAAATGGTTGATGCTCACACAGCAGAAGGTCTCTATGAACAGGGAAAACTCATCGGTTGTGTAAAACAGGCTCACGATACGGACGAAAACTTGAGCGCCCACACCATGCTTGAAAACCTAGCCACAAAGGCTTCCGGTATTCTTTCCGCATGGCACATGGGAAAACTCGAAGGCATCGATATGAAAGATGTCGAATACATCATCGAATGTTCTGAAGAAGCCGCAGGCGATATTAACCAGAGAGGCGGCGGAAACATTGCAAAGGCAGTCGGAGAAAAATCAGGCTGTGTAAACGCAACAGGTTCAGACGTTCGAGGCTTCTGTGCAGCTCCCGTTCACGCAATTATCCACGGAGCAGCCCTTGTAGCAGCCGGTATCTTTAAAAACGTAATGGTCGTTTCGGGAGGCTCGGTACCCAAGCTCGGTATGAACGGAAAAGACCATGTAAAAAAAGACCTTCCCCTCTTTGAAGATATGATCGGAGGCTTTGCCGTTATGCTCAGTGCAGACGACGGAGTAAACCCCGTTATCAATACCGAAGTTGTAGGAAAGCACGTAATTTCTTCCGGTTCCGCCCCTCAGGCCGTTATGAGCGTATTGGTTTACGATCCTCTTAATGCCGCCGGTTTAAAGATGACCGACATCGAAAAATACTCGGCAGAGCTTCAAAACCACGAAATCACCGCTCCAGCAGGTGCCGGTAACGTACCCGAAGCAAACGTAAAGATGATTGCCGCTTTAAGTGTTATGAAAGGCCAGCTTGAAAAAACTCAAATTGCCGAATTCGTAAAAAAACACGGAGTTGTCGGCTTTGCTCCCACTCAGGGACATATCCCTTCAGGTGTTCCCTTTATCGGACATGCACGCCGCGATATGATGGCAGGAAAACTCAAAAATACAATGATAATCGGAAAGGGAAGTTTATTCCTCGGCCGTCTTACAAACCTCTTCGACGGCTTAAGCTTCTTAATTGAAGCCAATGACGGAAAAGGCTCCGCATCTGCCGGACAGGACACAGCCGGAATAAAGAAGATTGTTGCCGAAGCAATGAGAAACGTAGCCGAAAATATTCTCAAATCCCAAAACTAA
- the grdD gene encoding glycine/sarcosine/betaine reductase complex component C subunit alpha yields MADKKQIADLFLGLAEGLEGGSFAGRFPVGLTIPGSEHGEAELVYAAELAAKRNPDLDVILIGGPEAKGLKHFPAATLEDAHKEMERLFKEGTIKACVTMHYNFPLGVSTVGKVVTPGKGREMILATTTGTTDANRYKAMLLNAIGGIAVAKASGIAEPTVGLLNIDGIAVIEKALNKMKEKGYKVNYTESNRADGGVRMRGNDLLQGTPDVMVCDTLTGNLLIKLFSSFVTGGSYEGSGFGYGPCIGSGYDDVVGIISRASGAPAIANALKFVADCAKNNVHGIYAEELKAAKKAGLDELLEDMPGAKPVAAAAAEEVKAPPKKTVDAGIPGIDVIEIEDACKALWKEGIYAETGMGCTGPVIMVSEEDLPKARDVLHKADYI; encoded by the coding sequence ATGGCAGATAAAAAACAAATTGCTGATTTATTTTTAGGACTTGCCGAAGGGCTTGAGGGCGGCTCCTTTGCCGGTCGATTCCCCGTCGGTTTAACAATTCCGGGAAGCGAGCACGGCGAAGCGGAACTTGTTTATGCCGCAGAGCTTGCCGCAAAAAGAAATCCCGATCTGGATGTAATCCTCATCGGAGGACCGGAAGCAAAAGGCTTAAAACATTTCCCCGCAGCAACTCTCGAAGATGCTCATAAAGAAATGGAACGCCTTTTTAAAGAAGGAACAATTAAGGCTTGTGTAACCATGCACTATAACTTCCCCTTGGGCGTAAGCACCGTAGGAAAGGTTGTAACCCCCGGAAAGGGCCGCGAGATGATTCTTGCCACCACTACGGGAACAACCGATGCAAACCGCTACAAGGCCATGCTTTTAAATGCTATCGGCGGTATTGCCGTTGCCAAGGCTTCTGGAATAGCCGAACCCACCGTAGGTCTTTTAAACATTGACGGTATCGCCGTTATTGAAAAGGCTCTAAACAAAATGAAGGAAAAGGGTTACAAGGTAAACTACACCGAATCGAACCGTGCAGACGGAGGTGTCCGCATGAGAGGAAACGACCTTTTGCAGGGAACTCCCGATGTAATGGTTTGCGATACCCTTACAGGAAACTTGCTGATTAAGCTCTTTTCTTCCTTTGTAACGGGCGGAAGCTATGAAGGCTCAGGATTCGGTTACGGCCCCTGTATCGGTTCGGGCTATGATGATGTTGTAGGAATTATTTCGAGGGCATCGGGAGCTCCGGCCATAGCCAATGCCTTAAAATTCGTCGCCGACTGTGCAAAGAACAATGTTCACGGTATCTATGCAGAAGAACTCAAGGCCGCCAAAAAGGCCGGCTTGGATGAGCTTTTGGAAGATATGCCCGGAGCAAAGCCCGTTGCAGCAGCCGCTGCCGAAGAAGTAAAGGCTCCGCCTAAGAAAACTGTTGATGCCGGTATTCCCGGAATTGACGTTATCGAAATCGAAGATGCCTGCAAGGCTCTTTGGAAGGAAGGTATCTATGCCGAAACGGGAATGGGTTGTACCGGCCCCGTAATCATGGTAAGCGAAGAAGACTTACCCAAGGCAAGGGATGTACTCCATAAGGCCGACTATATTTAA
- the trxA gene encoding thioredoxin gives MIMAVLDITNANFDETVKTAKPVLIDFWAPWUPGCVQLSPELQAAEAELGDKAVIAQSNVDNARELAVKFKFMSIPTLIVLKDGKEVDRHTGYMPKKDLVDFVSKHI, from the coding sequence ATGATTATGGCAGTATTGGATATTACAAATGCTAATTTTGATGAAACAGTAAAGACCGCCAAGCCCGTTTTAATTGACTTTTGGGCACCGTGGTGACCGGGATGCGTACAGCTCAGTCCTGAGCTGCAGGCTGCCGAGGCGGAACTCGGCGACAAGGCTGTGATTGCACAGTCTAATGTGGATAATGCACGCGAATTGGCAGTAAAATTTAAGTTTATGTCAATACCTACCCTCATCGTTTTAAAAGACGGAAAAGAGGTGGATAGGCACACAGGCTATATGCCGAAAAAAGACCTTGTAGACTTTGTTTCAAAGCATATCTAA